The genomic DNA TGCATCGCTTGGAAGCAGGACTTTCGGGCAATAAAAAAAGCCACAAATCATTGATTTGTAGCTTTTTGTCCGTTCGCTGACCATTTCTGTCCAGTAGGTTCTGCGGAGAAAGAGGGATTCGAACCCCCGGAACCTCTCAGTTCAACGGTTTTCAAGACCGCCGCAATCGACCACTCTGCCATCTCTCCAATATGTATGCAAGTATTTTTTAATTGCAGTGCAAAAGTAGTGATTATTTTCGAATAATCAAATTTGGTGATGGATATTTTTTCTTTTCACTCTATTCATTTTCTTTTAACCACTGAGAATAAACGTTTGTGTCTTTTTATTGTTACTTTTGTAAGTGATAATAATTAAATAGTAATAAGTTTTATATGAGAAGTTTGAAAAGTTTATTGATGGTTGTGGCCGCGCTGATTTTGGTCAGTTGCTCCATGTCTGCAAAACCAGAAAAAAATGAAACGGAAAAGGTGTCATCAGCGCAGGGGGAAGTGATTGTTTTGAATAAAGCGGACTTCCTGTCGAAAGTATATAATTACGAAAAGAATCAGACTCAATGGGTGTACGAAGGAAACAAACCTGCTATTATTGATTTTTATGCAGATTGGTGCGGTCCTTGCAAGAAAGTATCTCCGATCCTGAAAGAACTGGCTGCACAGTATAAGGACGATATCGTTATTTATAAGATAAATGTAGATAATGAAAAAGAGCTGGCTTCGGCATTTGGTATACAGAGTATCCCGACGTTGCTGTTCATCCCCAAGACGGGTAAACCACAGATAGCCCAGGGAGCTTTATCAAAAGAACAGTTTGTAGAGCAGATAGATAATTTCTTGCTGAAAAAATAAGGTTTTGATATATTTCTGTTGGAAATGTTGTGATTTGGAACGCCCGATTCTCGTGTAGGATCGGGCGTTTTTAACTTCTGCGAATGTTCGCGAGGAGAGATAAAGGGATAAAAAAAAGAGGATATCTGCAAAGATATCCTCTTTTTTATTTTGGCAAAGCTCGAATTATTCAGCGCTTTCTGCTGCAGGAGCTTCTTCTGCTGGAGCGGCAGCAGCTGCTTCTTCAGCTTGCTTAGCAGCTTCAGCGGCTGCCAATTCTGCTTTCTTTTTAGCTACGATTTCAGCTTTTGCCTTATTTGCTTCTTTTTCAGCTTCCAGACGAGCAATGGCGGCAGCTTTTGCAGCTTCGCTATCTTTGTCCTTTACTGCTTGAACAGAAGCCTGTTTGTTTTTCAACCAAGCCTGAAACTTAGTTTCAGCAGTAGCTTCGTCGAATGCACCCTTCTTAACACCTTCCAATAAGTGTTTTTTCAAGCAAACACCTTCGCGGGAAAGAATGTTACGAGTGGTATCTGTAGGTTGTGCACCTACCTGTAACCAATACAAAGCTCTTTCGAAGTTCAAATCTACTGTAGCAGGATTAGTGTTCGGATTATAAGAACCTATCCTTTCAATAAACTTTCCATCACGTGGAGCCCTGCTGTCTGCGACTACGATCTGATAAAAAGCGTAGCTTTTGCGACCGTGTCTTTGCAATCTAATTTTTGTTGCCATGTTTGAATAATTAATTTAAGCTGTTTGTATTAGCGGGTGCAAAGATAGGAATTTTCATAAACAAAACAAATATATTGTAGAAGAAAATAATTGATTATCTTTGTCGGCGTGTGAAATTCTCAATTATCAAATAATAAACGGATACATTTATGAAGACGGATACGTTGAAGAAAATGCTATTGATGCTGTTGTGTGTTGTTTCGGTAAATATGACTGCTTTAGGGAAAGAACTGGTTTCGGATGTGTTGCCGATTGCCGATCCTTATATCCTGTTTTACAATGATACCTATTATGCCTATGGAACATCCCGTGCGGACGGTTTCGAGGTGTACAGTTCTAAAGACATGAAATCGTGGGAGCGTTCTCCGCGCCTGGCACTGAGTAAAGAAG from Parabacteroides merdae ATCC 43184 includes the following:
- the trxA gene encoding thioredoxin translates to MRSLKSLLMVVAALILVSCSMSAKPEKNETEKVSSAQGEVIVLNKADFLSKVYNYEKNQTQWVYEGNKPAIIDFYADWCGPCKKVSPILKELAAQYKDDIVIYKINVDNEKELASAFGIQSIPTLLFIPKTGKPQIAQGALSKEQFVEQIDNFLLKK
- a CDS encoding 30S ribosomal protein S16 is translated as MATKIRLQRHGRKSYAFYQIVVADSRAPRDGKFIERIGSYNPNTNPATVDLNFERALYWLQVGAQPTDTTRNILSREGVCLKKHLLEGVKKGAFDEATAETKFQAWLKNKQASVQAVKDKDSEAAKAAAIARLEAEKEANKAKAEIVAKKKAELAAAEAAKQAEEAAAAAPAEEAPAAESAE